From Spartinivicinus ruber, the proteins below share one genomic window:
- a CDS encoding VOC family protein, translating to MYEISAVQINVHDMDEALDFYCGKLGFEEDLKDHYPQVVTLKNEGFFLLLTRVEEKAELHYPVQSQTLINFRVRENLENLVDKLKSNGVKFLNSKPEPCPVGVYIPFKDPSGNVHEFVEFREG from the coding sequence ATGTATGAAATTAGTGCAGTTCAAATTAATGTCCATGATATGGACGAGGCCCTTGACTTTTATTGCGGCAAACTCGGGTTCGAAGAAGATTTGAAGGATCACTACCCTCAGGTGGTGACTCTGAAGAATGAAGGCTTTTTTCTTTTGCTCACGCGTGTTGAGGAGAAAGCAGAGCTACATTATCCGGTTCAGTCGCAGACCCTGATCAATTTTAGGGTTCGTGAGAATCTTGAGAATCTCGTGGATAAACTTAAGAGTAATGGGGTTAAGTTCCTCAATTCCAAACCGGAACCGTGCCCAGTAGGAGTTTACATTCCCTTCAAAGATCCCAGCGGCAACGTACATGAATTTGTTGAGTTTCGGGAAGGCTAA
- a CDS encoding MBL fold metallo-hydrolase: MRILSIIVLALSLAITTALAEQQLVADTEIEKIENGLYHFRDSGYSSLIVIGKDSVLVTDPGFNERAIRMRSEISKLTASPVRYVALTHEHYDHVGGTRIFGEAKVACASGCSDFFKMSALMDVPEVSLSFDDELRLDVGGVLVRMVHVAPGDGMGTAFIHVPTEGVIFSADMYMPREFTFAKFKEGTNYVGALLNLEAMAALKPRYAITAHAPGNTVKSLRENAKMYRKLHDLVLTEYQKVMDKKSGAVKPGIPLLFELPNVIRMDEYKDWKNYDKYFPAYVRRMAFSIFHGW, translated from the coding sequence ATGAGAATTTTATCTATCATTGTATTGGCTTTATCGTTGGCAATAACGACTGCTCTTGCTGAACAGCAGTTGGTTGCAGATACCGAAATCGAAAAAATTGAAAACGGATTATACCATTTTCGCGACAGTGGCTATTCCAGTTTGATTGTAATAGGCAAAGATTCTGTTTTGGTTACTGATCCGGGCTTCAATGAACGTGCCATACGGATGAGATCAGAAATATCCAAACTGACAGCTTCGCCCGTTCGTTATGTAGCACTAACGCATGAACACTATGACCATGTTGGCGGAACCAGGATATTTGGAGAAGCCAAAGTTGCTTGCGCGTCTGGTTGTTCGGATTTCTTTAAAATGTCAGCCTTGATGGATGTTCCAGAAGTCAGCTTATCTTTTGATGATGAGCTGCGTCTTGATGTAGGTGGAGTTTTGGTCCGCATGGTGCATGTGGCGCCGGGAGATGGAATGGGAACTGCTTTCATCCATGTGCCAACAGAAGGTGTGATCTTTTCCGCGGATATGTATATGCCCCGCGAGTTTACTTTTGCGAAGTTTAAAGAGGGTACTAACTATGTTGGTGCCCTCTTGAACCTTGAGGCTATGGCTGCGCTGAAACCCCGTTACGCGATTACTGCCCATGCTCCTGGTAATACGGTGAAAAGCTTGCGTGAGAATGCAAAGATGTACCGCAAGCTGCATGACCTTGTCTTGACTGAGTATCAAAAGGTTATGGACAAGAAGTCCGGTGCGGTTAAACCGGGTATTCCGTTGTTGTTTGAACTGCCAAATGTGATCCGCATGGATGAATACAAGGACTGGAAGAATTATGACAAATATTTCCCAGCCTATGTACGCAGAATGGCATTTTCAATCTTTCACGGGTGGTAG